From the genome of Sediminibacter sp. Hel_I_10:
CTGCTGTGGTTTGCATTATGGGTACTGGTTCAAATTGCAGTTATTACGATGGTAAAAAGTTACACCAACGTGTTAAATCTTTGGGGTATTCCTTAATGGACGACGCTTCTGGAAATTACTTCGGAAAAGAGCTCATTAAAGACTACTATTACAATAATATGCCAGAGGAGATCAAAATCGCCTTTGAGCACAAATACAATTTAGATCCAGACGTTATAAAATACAACCTGTACAAGCAACCAAATCCTAATGCATATCTCGCAAACTTTGCAGAGTTCATGTTTTTAAATAAGGATTCGGAATATACCAAGAAGCTTATTAAATCAGGTATTACAAGATTTGCCAATAACATGATTTTTCAATATAAGGAGGAAATAAAAACTGTTCCAGTACATTTTGCAGGATCGATTGCGTTCTTTTCTGAAAATGAAATTCGTGAAGTCGCAGCAGAAATGGGATTCATTGTCGGTAATTTTGCAAGACGCCCAATTCAAGGCCTTGTAAAGTATCACACAAAAGATATGTAAACTATGGAAATAGCACTTATTGCCCATGATGGTAAAAAAACAGAAATGGTTCAGTTTCTAAATGAACACAGGGCAATACTACTTCAAAAGAACATCCAACTGGTGTCTACCGGTACCACAGGTAAAAAAGTAAAAAAAGCCGGTTTCGAGGTAGAGCGCATGCTTTCCGGTCCTTTGGGGGGCGATGCACAAATCGCAGCACGTGTTGCTGAGGGTAAATGTCATATGGTACTCTTTTTTAGAGATCCCTTAGAAAAACACCCTCACGAACCAGATGTATTAATGCTTATGCGTATTTGTGATGTACATGATGTGCCTTTGGCCACCAACCCTGCTACCGCACAACTATTGATTAAGGCTATGTCGTTGCTTTAAACGATTTTACAATAGCAAAACAGCACACCAATACCACAGCACACAATCCGAATGCCAATGCTGTTTTTCCGTAGATAAAATTACCTATGGCAAATAAGGTGCAATACACACCGATAACCCCACAGAAAAATCCTAATATTTTCATTCCGAATCCTTTAAACTTAGATTCGCTACCAAAAATCAGACTATCAAAGGAATTTATGGTTTCCTCGTTTGAAGGTTTTGTGAGCAAGGTGACAACAACCCATCCAATGGTGGTTACCAGAACTCCAAAGACCAATTGCCAATGACTTTCCAATTCCACAAACGGTGTATCCATTTTTCCATTTACAAAAAAGAATAGCGCAATTCCAAAGGAAATAACCATGGCAGCAATTTCAGAATACGGATTGATACGATGCCAGAACCAGCGTAAGATAAATAGCAACCCCGTACCGGCACCAATTTGTAACATCAAATCAAAAGCATCTCTTGCCTCTTCAAGCACCAATGCCAAAAGTGCAGCGCACACCATCATCACTACAGTAGAAATTCTTCCCGCCAATACTTGTTCTTTATCTGAAGCATTCTTTCTTACAAATCGGGCATAGAAATCATTGACCACATAAGAGCTTCCCCAGTTAAGGTGGGTGGAAATGGTGCTCATAAACGCAGCGATTAAAGAGGTAATGACTATTCCTAAAAGTCCTGCAGGCAAAAACGTAAGCATGGCAGGGTAGGATAGATCATTCTTTACAAAGGAAGATTCCAATTCTGGAAATGCGGCTTGTAAACTTTCGATGTTCGGAAAAATCACAATGGAGGCAAGACCAATAATGATCCAAGGCCAAGGCCGTAAGGCATAATGGGCAAAATTAAAGAATAATACAGCCCAAGTCGCATGTTTTTCATCTTTGGCAGCAAGCATACGTTGTGCAATATAACCACCGCCGCCAGGCTCTGCACCAGGGTACCAAACACTCCACCATTGTACAGCTAACGGAATAATCAATAAGGGGATAAAGAGCTCTGGTTTTGAGAAATCTGGAAGCATTGCTGTTTTTTCAGCAACTTCAGGAGTGGCTAATAGTTTTTTGATACCTCCAATTTCGGACATATTGACGATATGGATGGTTGCCCAAATACTCCCAACCATCGCGATGATAAATTGAACGAAATCTGTCAGCAATACGCCTTTTAATCCGCCCAAAGCAGAATAAACAACCGTTACTACCGATGCGATGAAGAGTGTTTGAAAAGTTGTGAAACCAAACATTACATGACCAATTTTTATGGCTGCCAAGCACACATTGGCCATAATGACAACGTTAAAGAACACTCCTAAATAGATGGCTCTAAAGCCACGTAAAAAAGCGGCACTTTTTCCGCTGTATCGCAATTCGTAAAACTCAAGATCTGTGGTAATTCCGCTACGTCGCCATAACTTAGCATAGAAAAAAACAGTAAGCATGCCGGTTAACAAAAAACTCCACCATATCCAATTTCCGAAGACACCATCTTCTCTAATTACACCAGCAACAAAGTTGGGCGTGTCTGCAGCAAAGGTTGTTGCCACCATACTCACGCCGAGTAACCACCAAGGCATATTTCTGCCAGAAAGAAAAAAGGCCTTAGAATCTTTACCTGCTTGTTTAGAAACGTAAACGCCAATAGCAGCAAATAAAGCCAAGAAAAATATAATGATGACCCAATCTAGTGTAGAAATTACCATATTAAAATAGAGAAAGGTTAGACAAACAAATCTAACATTAATATTGAAATAAACACAGCCTCATTATTTAATGACTGGGCATAAAAAAACCGACTCAAGTGATATTAACATACCTGAGTCGGTTTTTTCTATATTTTGAAAAGAATTAATCTTCTACAACGTGCATCACTGGGTTTTTATCTACCCATTTGCCATTTTTAGATTCCCCGAGAATAAGAACGTCTTTAGTAAGCTCATATTCCTTGATGGTCCTCATCATTTGTTCTTTTGTATCTCTATGTAATTTAATACCTGTGTTTTTACCCTTATTTCTAATCTCTATATAAAATCCATCCCTGAATTTAATTGGTCTTGTTGGAGGTCTTCCCATGAATGTGTATTTGAAAAAATTTATTTTGGCATATTAATAAAAAAATAAACGATACGCAAGTGTATTGCTATATAAAATCAAGTCTTTTTTAACAACGAAATCACCCTTAAATATTTTGTGATATAAATGGGCTCCTAATCTTATAAAATTGATATTTTTAACTTGAAAGTTCAAGACATGAAAATGAAGCTAAAAAGAAAGAAAAAGTCCTATAAAGTCAAAAACTTACCTCCAGGAACAATGGCCTATCAAGGCAAGAAGGAGGTGACATCTACTTCAATTGATATCATAAATTACAATCAAGATACCTATCATGTTAAGAATTCCAAGCTTATTAATGATGCGTTTCATTATAAAGGAACTAATCAAGTAACTTGGGTTAATATCAATGGCCTTAATAATTTAAAAGATATTGAGGAGGTTGGCGAGCACTACAACATCCACCCCCTTACTTTAGAAGATATTGTAAATACCCATCATCGCCCAAAAATTGATGAATTTGAGAATTATCTGTTCATCGTATTTAAGATGCTATATTTTAAAAATGACGAAGAATTGCAATATGAGCATGTTAGCATGATTGTAGGAGAAGACTACATATTGACATTTCAAGAAGCAGATGGGGATGTGTTTGATGATTTAAGGGAGCGTATATCAAGCTCTAAGGGGCGCATAAGAACCCAAGGCGCCGATTATCTCATGTATGCTATTCTCGATGCTATTGTGGATAATTACTTTTCAGTGATTGAAGCTTTTGGTGATAAAATAGAAGATCTTGAGGGTAATATTTTTATGGCTAACACCGACAGTAATGAAACACCCAACCAAATTCAAAGCTTAAAACAGGACATCCTTAAGATTAGAAGGGCAATCTTTCCGCTAAGAGAGGTCATTAACAGACTAGAAAAAGCAGATGTCAATTTTATTGACGTTAAAACAAACAGCTATTTACGCGATCTTTATGACCATATCATTCAAGTGAGTGAATCTATAGATTTGTACCGGGAGATGGTTTGGAGTTTAATGGACATGTACATGACCATCATTAGCAATAAAATGAATGAGATCATGAAGGTCTTAACCATTATTGCCACCATTTTTATTCCGTTGACCTTTATAGCGGGGATCTACGGTATGAATTTTAAAAATATGCCTGAGCTTCAAACCGAAAATGGATATTTCTATTTATTAGGAGCTATGGCTATTTTATTCTTATTTATGTTAAACTATTTTAGAAGAAAAAAATGGCTTTAACACAATTTAAGTTAATAAACCTTAATGAGCGTTAAAGCCTGTTAATAGCGTTGTAATACCTCTCAATAAGCTGTATCTTAGTAGTGTTAAAAGAAATTATTAATACTATTAAACCAATACACATGAGTTATTTAAATATGTCTGAGGAAAAATTAATACCAGTAGTGGTAGAGTTAAATACCTTACTTGCTGATTATAATGTTTACTATCAAAAAATGAGAAATTTTCACTGGAATGTATTAGGTGAGAATTTCTTTGACTTACATATCAAATTTGAAGAGTTATACACAGATGCTAGAACCAAAATCGATGAGATCGCAGAACGCATCTTAACTTTAAGATATCACCCAATGAGTAAGATGAGTGATTATTTAGAGGCTTCCGCGGTTAAAGAGGTATCACCTCTAAAAACGGATAAAGCGATGGTTAAGGAGATTTTAAACGATCACAAGATTATTTTAGCACAAATGTCTAAGGTAATTGAGAAGGCAGGTTCTGCTAAAGATGAAGGTACCATTGATTTAATTGGTGCTTATATTAGAGAGCTTGAGAAATCTAGCTGGATGCTGAATGCATGGTCTAAAAAATCATCTGATCATTTAAAAAGTACCATTATAGAATCTTAAAAGTTATAATTATATAACCTTAAGGTTATAAGCCAAATAAAGGGAATTGAACCAATTTCTATTTATTTGGCTTATTTTTTATGTAAAATTTGCACTATCTGTTTTTTGTATTACATTTATCCCCTTAGATCACTAACAATTTAAACCAAATTTAAGATGAAAAAACTAGTACTATCCATGGTGTTTATGTTCACATTAGCTACCGTATTTACAAGCTGTAGAGAAGAAAAAACACCAGACGAAAAGGTTGAAGAAGCAATGGATGATGTTGAAGAAGATCTTGAAGATGCTTCTGACGATGTACAAGATGCTGCAGAAGACTTAGAAGAAGAAGTTGAGGAAGCTGCTGAAGAAGCAAGTGACGACAACTAATACATAAGAGTATCTACTAAAAAGTCCTAGCTAATGCTAGGACTTTTTTTATGGTATATTTTTCTTAATTCTTAATTCTCAATTCAAAACGAATTTCAATCTAAAAAAACTCAAATTTCACAAGGCTTACTTGATATCAATAATATCATACCTGGCGTCATTAAACGAGATTTGTTCACCTACCTTTTTGTTTAACATTAATTGACCAACAGGAGCGTTTTTTGAAATTACAAAAAACTCTTGATCATTTAAAGCAATTTTACCTAAGCTCACACCGATAAAGAAATGTATAGTTTTGGTCATGACCAAGCTTCCTAAAACGACATAATCATTTTGTATTTTGGGATTGATCAATTTTAAAGTATCTAGCATTTTATGGGCATCACTCAGGTATTGCGCGTTTTTTTCGAGATCATTCAACAATTTTCCGTTACCAGAATCATCATCCTCGTCACTGCTTTTATCGTTGCTCTCAATAGCGTCTTTTATAGTGTCGATCTCGTTTTTATAGCTAGTAATACGTTTATTAACGTGCTCAAAGCAAATTTGTAACAATTCAGATTTTATACTCATATAGCTTCGGCAAATGCGCCATTAAATAGTTGGATATTGCTGATAAGGCGTTCCTTTGTAATATTCATCATACGTTTGTTAAGAGCAGAAGAGTTTTGAATATATAGTGCATATTCTTCCGCAGTAAATTGTCCTATCACCATCCCTTTTAGAGAATTTCTAAACTTCATATCCTTGTTGATCGCATTTTCTATATACGCCAACTGCTTGGGGAGTTGAAGTTCATAAAACACATTCTTGCGTTTTTTAATGTAATTTTTAAACACTTCGATAAAAAGCTCATTTTGCATTTTAACTATAGGTCTTAGCGTTGCGTTTTGAAAGCGCTCATCGCTCGTCATATCATCATTGACCAAGGCTGTTGCAATAGTTGGCCTTATAGATATTAGGTCTTTGCTTCTTTGTGTCATGGCTCTGATTTTTAATAAATGTAGGAAGAATACGATTGACTATCAAAACTGAGCGCTTATGTTGTTAACGAGTTTATCAACAAATGACGGTATACCTATAATATTGGCATTATGAGATTCATCATACAATCGTTTTTATAGCTCAACCTAAATAATATTCCTGTAAAAACCTAACGGCTCATTACATCCTCAGTTTGTAAAAAATACCTGCAACTATTCTCAAAATCGAAATCAACATAAGATTGGTACAGATTTTTAAAGCCTTGAAATTTCAAGTATCTTTGAGTTAAATTCGTCAGTATGAAATTTGGAAGCGTTGATAACCCTCAAGACCTTGACCTCAGTCTCCCTAATGATCATATAGATACGGCGCGTGTTCTTGAAAAATCAAAAAACGATGTGCTGCCTCAAATTTTTGTAGGCTGCGCTAAATGGAACAGGGCAGACCTTAAAGGCTTCTATCCTAGAGGCACTAAAGACGAACTGGGGTATTATTCCTCTCAGTTTAATGCTATTGAAATGAATGCGACGTTTTATCGTATTTTTCCTGCGGAACAATTTGCGACCTGGTATGACAAAACACCAAAAAACTTTAAGTTTTTCCCAAAATTATATCAAGAGATTAGCCATTGGAAACGCCTGAGCGGCGTTGATAGTGTTGTAGAAAATTACCTGAACAATGCAGCCAACCTAAAAGAAAAGTTGGGAACTATTTTTTTGCAAATGCATTCTAATTTTAAACCTAAAGATTTTGATAGGGTCATTGATTTTGTAGAAAGTTGGCCCAAAGAGATCCCTTTGGCTATAGAGTTTAGACATACAGATTGGTATAATGAGACTGTAGTAGCAGATCAACTTTATGATCTACTCGAGACCAATAATATCTCTAACGTGATTGTTGATACAGCTGGTAG
Proteins encoded in this window:
- a CDS encoding methylglyoxal synthase, translated to MEIALIAHDGKKTEMVQFLNEHRAILLQKNIQLVSTGTTGKKVKKAGFEVERMLSGPLGGDAQIAARVAEGKCHMVLFFRDPLEKHPHEPDVLMLMRICDVHDVPLATNPATAQLLIKAMSLL
- a CDS encoding sodium:solute symporter family protein — encoded protein: MVISTLDWVIIIFFLALFAAIGVYVSKQAGKDSKAFFLSGRNMPWWLLGVSMVATTFAADTPNFVAGVIREDGVFGNWIWWSFLLTGMLTVFFYAKLWRRSGITTDLEFYELRYSGKSAAFLRGFRAIYLGVFFNVVIMANVCLAAIKIGHVMFGFTTFQTLFIASVVTVVYSALGGLKGVLLTDFVQFIIAMVGSIWATIHIVNMSEIGGIKKLLATPEVAEKTAMLPDFSKPELFIPLLIIPLAVQWWSVWYPGAEPGGGGYIAQRMLAAKDEKHATWAVLFFNFAHYALRPWPWIIIGLASIVIFPNIESLQAAFPELESSFVKNDLSYPAMLTFLPAGLLGIVITSLIAAFMSTISTHLNWGSSYVVNDFYARFVRKNASDKEQVLAGRISTVVMMVCAALLALVLEEARDAFDLMLQIGAGTGLLFILRWFWHRINPYSEIAAMVISFGIALFFFVNGKMDTPFVELESHWQLVFGVLVTTIGWVVVTLLTKPSNEETINSFDSLIFGSESKFKGFGMKILGFFCGVIGVYCTLFAIGNFIYGKTALAFGLCAVVLVCCFAIVKSFKATT
- a CDS encoding DUF72 domain-containing protein → MKFGSVDNPQDLDLSLPNDHIDTARVLEKSKNDVLPQIFVGCAKWNRADLKGFYPRGTKDELGYYSSQFNAIEMNATFYRIFPAEQFATWYDKTPKNFKFFPKLYQEISHWKRLSGVDSVVENYLNNAANLKEKLGTIFLQMHSNFKPKDFDRVIDFVESWPKEIPLAIEFRHTDWYNETVVADQLYDLLETNNISNVIVDTAGRRDLMHMRLTNSTAFVRYVGANHKSDYTRLDEWVQRLKEWKDQGIDEVDFFIHQNIEKESPLLSAYFIEQLNTELGYDLKIPNRDENTLF
- a CDS encoding N-acetylglucosamine kinase, with protein sequence MILIVDSGSTKCDWIAVDKDGKQLREKIRTSGLNPAILKENKIKKIIKESEELMDLKEAVTHVFFYGAGCGTEKPRTMLAHVLQFIFVNAVVDVQEDTMAAVRATLNHDDEAAVVCIMGTGSNCSYYDGKKLHQRVKSLGYSLMDDASGNYFGKELIKDYYYNNMPEEIKIAFEHKYNLDPDVIKYNLYKQPNPNAYLANFAEFMFLNKDSEYTKKLIKSGITRFANNMIFQYKEEIKTVPVHFAGSIAFFSENEIREVAAEMGFIVGNFARRPIQGLVKYHTKDM
- a CDS encoding Dps family protein, whose amino-acid sequence is MSYLNMSEEKLIPVVVELNTLLADYNVYYQKMRNFHWNVLGENFFDLHIKFEELYTDARTKIDEIAERILTLRYHPMSKMSDYLEASAVKEVSPLKTDKAMVKEILNDHKIILAQMSKVIEKAGSAKDEGTIDLIGAYIRELEKSSWMLNAWSKKSSDHLKSTIIES
- the corA gene encoding magnesium/cobalt transporter CorA, encoding MKLKRKKKSYKVKNLPPGTMAYQGKKEVTSTSIDIINYNQDTYHVKNSKLINDAFHYKGTNQVTWVNINGLNNLKDIEEVGEHYNIHPLTLEDIVNTHHRPKIDEFENYLFIVFKMLYFKNDEELQYEHVSMIVGEDYILTFQEADGDVFDDLRERISSSKGRIRTQGADYLMYAILDAIVDNYFSVIEAFGDKIEDLEGNIFMANTDSNETPNQIQSLKQDILKIRRAIFPLREVINRLEKADVNFIDVKTNSYLRDLYDHIIQVSESIDLYREMVWSLMDMYMTIISNKMNEIMKVLTIIATIFIPLTFIAGIYGMNFKNMPELQTENGYFYLLGAMAILFLFMLNYFRRKKWL